From Macrobrachium rosenbergii isolate ZJJX-2024 chromosome 55, ASM4041242v1, whole genome shotgun sequence, a single genomic window includes:
- the LOC136835794 gene encoding putative nuclease HARBI1, protein MFTSVDVSWPGSVHDSRIWRNSQVCLQLRTKANALLLGDDGYGIEPCLMTPYRNPTSPAEVKYNKLFKKERVIIERCFGQLKRRFPILQYVCRVKLENVPKIIVSCVVLHNIAKTLGDPDFEPAEEIPEEDEENHDNNRDDNNRDELALRQQGQEIRNNLSIVIYNFNN, encoded by the coding sequence ATGTTCACTAGTGTTGATGTTAGTTGGCCTGGATCCGTGCACGACTCAAGGATATGGAGAAATTCACAAGTGTGTTTACAATTAAGAACTAAAGCTAATGCTTTGCTACTTGGTGATGACGGATATGGGATAGAGCCATGTCTCATGACTCCATATCGAAATCCTACATCCCCTGCTGAGGTAAAATATAACAAGCTTttcaaaaaagagagagtaataattgaaCGATGCTTTGGCCAACTGAAACGTCGATTTCCTATCTTACAATACGTTTGTCGCGTGAAGTTGGAAAATGTACCGAAAATAATCGTTAGCTGTGTCGTGCTCCATAACATTGCAAAAACTTTAGGTGATCCTGACTTCGAGCCAGCTGAAGAGATaccagaagaagatgaagaaaaccaTGACAACAATCGTGATGACAACAATCGTGATGAACTAGCTCTTCGCCAACAGGGACAGGAAATCAGGAACAACTTGAGCATTGTAATATAcaactttaataattaa